A region from the Canis lupus dingo isolate Sandy chromosome X, ASM325472v2, whole genome shotgun sequence genome encodes:
- the LOC112668420 gene encoding melanoma-associated antigen 8-like isoform X2, whose product MSLGKSNELWELGEDPDKAQGLLDALQSRAEEEGQVPSPWSLPSLSSSSPSFSFYGLLGPPEEGSTTEGSPSPLQSSQSAITSPYDGAARGLGQPQPAGPYSPGEVGSSGSEGQEDADPYPCGWASISLGQPQPAGPNGPGMVGSNPPEEQEDEQPQGTFHVKTAALVMFLLLKYRTKQPTSKAEMLEVITPAFQDDFLIILSEASICLRLVLGLDVTEVDPREDSYDLNIVLGLTWDGTLSGQGDLPKTSLLVLVLGLIVLEDDCAPEEEVWETLGVMGVYDGQEHIVYGEPRDLLTNVWVQEGYLECRLVAGSDPVRYEFLWGPRAYEETSKLQVMDYVFQVSSSLVVSSLALCEQILR is encoded by the coding sequence ATGTCCCTCGGGAAGAGCAATGAGCTTTGGGAGCTGGGAGAAGACCCGGACAAAGCCCAGGGCCTGCTGGATGCCCTGCAGTCCAgggctgaggaggaggggcaggttcCATCTCCCTGgtctcttccctctctgtcctcttcctccccttccttttctttctatggCCTCCTTGGCCCCCCAGAGGAGGGGTCTACTACTGAGGGGTCCCCAAGTCCTCTCCAGAGCTCTCAGAGTGCCATCACCTCCCCCTATGATGGGGCAGCCAGGGGCCTTGGCCAGCCCCAGCCTGCCGGCCCCTATAGCCCAGGGGAGGTGGGCTCAAGTGGAAGTGAAGGGCAGGAAGATGCTGACCCATACCCCTGTGGCTGGGCATCCATTAGCCTTGGCCAGCCCCAGCCTGCTGGCCCCAATGGCCCAGGGATGGTGGGGTCAAACCCACCTGAAGAGCAGGAAGATGAGCAGCCCCAGGGCACTTTTCACGTGAAGACGGCTGCCCTGGTGATGTTCCTGCTCCTCAAGTATCGCACCAAACAGCCCACCAGCAAGGCAGAGATGCTGGAGGTCATCACCCCAGCATTCCAGGACGACTTCCTTATCATCTTGAGCGAAGCGTCCATATGCTTGCGCCTGGTCCTTGGCCTAGACGTGACTGAAGTGGATCCCAGGGAGGACTCCTACGACCTCAACATcgtcctgggcctcacctgggatGGGACGCTGAGCGGTCAGGGGGACCTGCCCAAGACCAGCCTCCTGGTGCTGGTCCTGGGGTTGATCGTCCTGGAGGATGACTGTGCCCCCGAGGAGGAGGTGTGGGAGACCCTGGGGGTCATGGGGGTGTATGATGGCCAGGAGCACATCGTCTATGGGGAGCCCAGGGACCTCCTCACCAATGTCTGGGTGCAGGAAGGCTACCTGGAGTGCCGGCTGGTGGCGGGCAGCGACCCTGTCCGCTACGAGTTCctgtgggggcccagggcctACGAGGAAACCAGCAAGTTGCAGGTCATGGACTACGTGTTCCAAGTCAGTAGCAGCCTCGTGGTTTCCTCCCTGGCCCTGTGTGAACAGATTCTGAGATAA
- the LOC112668420 gene encoding melanoma-associated antigen 10-like isoform X1, which yields MSLGKSNELWELGDDPEEAQGLLNALQSTAEEEEEGQVPSPWSLPSLSSSSPSLSLYGLLGPTEEGSATEGSPSPPQSSQSANSSPSGRAARGLGQPHPTGPNSPGQVGSSGGEGQEDAVSSPYDGAAIGLGQPKPAGSYTPGEVVPRGSEGQEDADPYPCGGAASGLGQPQPADPYSPGEVVTRGSEGQEDADPYPCGGAASGLGQPQPADLYSSGEVVTRGSEGQEDADPYPCGGASGGLGQAQPAGPYSPEEVGSSPPEQQEDEQPQGSFHMKTAELVMFLLLKYRTKQPISKAQMLEVITPEFQDDFPIILSQASHCLRLVLGLDVIEVDPSEHCYHLNIILGLTWDGMVSGQGGLPKTSLLGLVLGLIVLEDDCAPEEEVWEALRVMEVYDGQEHIIYGEPRDLLTNVWVQEGYLECRLVAGSDPVRYEFLWGPRAHVETSKFQVMDYAFQVSSSLVVSSLALCEQILR from the coding sequence ATGTCCCTAGGGAAGAGCAATGAGCTTTGGGAGCTGGGAGACGACCCGGAAGAGGCCCAGGGCCTGCTGAATGCCCTGCAGTCCacagctgaggaggaggaggaggggcaggttcCATCTCCCTGgtctcttccctctctgtcctcTTCATCCCCTTCCTTATCCTTATATGGCCTCCTTGGCCCCACAGAAGAGGGGTCTGCTACTGAGGGGTCCCCGAGTCCTCCCCAGAGCTCTCAGAGTGCCAACTCCTCCCCCAGTGGCAGGGCAGCCAGGGGCCTTGGCCAGCCCCACCCTACCGGCCCCAACAGCCCAGGGCAGGTGGGCTCAAGTGGAGGTGAAGGGCAGGAAGATGCTGTCTCCTCCCCCTATGATGGGGCAGCCATTGGCCTTGGCCAGCCCAAGCCTGCTGGCTCCTACACACCAGGGGAGGTGGTCCCAAGGGGAAGTGAAGGGCAGGAAGATGCTGACCCGTACCCCTGTGGTGGGGCAGCCAGTGGCCTTGGCCAACCGCAGCCTGCTGACCCCTACAGCCCAGGGGAGGTGGTCACAAGGGGAAGTGAAGGGCAGGAAGATGCTGACCCGTACCCCTGTGGTGGGGCAGCCAGTGGCCTTGGCCAGCCCCAGCCTGCTGACCTCTACAGCTCAGGGGAGGTGGTCACAAGGGGAAGTGAAGGGCAGGAAGATGCTGACCCGTACCCCTGTGGTGGGGCATCCGGTGGCCTTGGCCAGGCCCAGCCTGCTGGTCCCTATAGCCCAGAGGAGGTGGGGTCATCCCCACCTGAACAGCAGGAAGATGAGCAGCCCCAGGGCAGTTTCCACATGAAGACAGCTGAGCTGGTGATGTTCCTGCTCCTCAAGTATCGCACCAAACAGCCCATCAGCAAGGCACAGATGCTGGAGGTCATCACCCCAGAATTCCAGGACGACTTCCCCATCATCTTGAGCCAAGCGTCCCACTGCTTGCGGCTGGTCCTTGGCCTAGACGTGATAGAAGTGGATCCCAGCGAGCACTGCTATCACCTCAACATcatcctgggcctcacctgggatGGGATGGTGAGCGGTCAGGGGGGCCTGCCCAAGACCAGCCTCCTGGGGCTGGTCCTAGGGTTGATCGTCCTGGAGGACGACTGTGCCCCCGAAGAGGAGGTGTGGGAGGCACTAAGGGTCATGGAGGTATACGATGGCCAGGAGCACATCATCTATGGGGAGCCCAGAGACCTCCTCACCAATGTCTGGGTGCAGGAAGGCTACCTGGAGTGCCGGCTGGTGGCGGGCAGCGACCCTGTCCGCTACGAGTTCctgtgggggcccagggcccaTGTGGAAACCAGCAAGTTTCAGGTCATGGACTACGCGTTCCAAGTCAGTAGCAGCCTGGTGGTTTCCTCCCTGGCCCTGTGTGAACAGATTCTGAGATAA